In Acholeplasma equirhinis, the following proteins share a genomic window:
- a CDS encoding M3 family oligoendopeptidase, with translation MKFQDYPYVRPDMDEFKKQTLDLLAQFNNAKSSAEQLEVIKAYNKMFDHIDSTLQLVYVRHSLNTTDEFYAAERDFLDQVEPEIQGLAVEFSKAVLYSKFKPELEKALGSLIFKQYELAEKTFKEEIIPLLQEENKLITQYGKLASSAKIEFDGKVRNLPQMRAYNSNIDRAVRKRAALAVSNWYSEHEAEYDEIYDNMVKVRHQIAKTLGYPSYIEYMYDSYRRVDYNRNDVKVFRDEILKEVVPFAKDVLMKHRSETLGIKDLKSHDLGLTFLSGNATPKGDRAWQVDKAMKMYDAMSPETSEFFRFMVERDLLDLDAKQGKEGGGYCTYIPDYESPFIFANFNGTSADVDVLTHEAGHAFQIYTSRNNLPELRWPTMEAAEIHSMSMEFLAWRWIHEFFEEDTAKYKYAHLADGVEILPYIALVDHFQHEVFENIDMTPQDRKALWRKLEKQYLPWKDYSEDQFLDKGTYWFRQGHIFQNPFYYIDYALAQTIAFQFWVLSQNDFDKAWEKYLALCKLGGSKSFVDLVLSAKLDNPFKEGFMKKTMEPIKNYLKNVDKSIK, from the coding sequence ATGAAATTTCAAGATTACCCATACGTTCGTCCTGATATGGATGAATTTAAAAAACAAACACTCGATTTATTAGCACAATTCAACAATGCAAAATCATCAGCAGAACAACTTGAAGTGATTAAAGCATACAATAAAATGTTTGATCATATAGATTCAACACTTCAACTTGTTTATGTAAGACATTCATTAAATACAACAGATGAATTCTATGCTGCAGAGCGTGATTTTTTAGATCAAGTTGAACCAGAAATCCAAGGATTGGCAGTTGAATTTAGTAAAGCTGTTTTATATTCTAAATTTAAACCTGAACTAGAAAAAGCATTAGGCTCATTAATTTTCAAACAATATGAACTTGCAGAAAAAACATTTAAAGAAGAAATTATTCCTTTATTACAAGAAGAAAATAAACTCATTACACAATACGGTAAACTTGCATCAAGTGCGAAGATTGAATTTGATGGTAAGGTGAGAAACTTACCTCAAATGAGAGCATATAATTCAAATATTGACCGTGCTGTTCGTAAGCGTGCTGCACTAGCAGTAAGCAATTGGTATAGTGAGCATGAAGCAGAGTATGATGAGATTTATGACAACATGGTTAAAGTTCGTCACCAGATCGCGAAAACACTTGGATATCCAAGTTATATTGAATATATGTATGATTCATATAGAAGAGTTGACTATAACAGAAATGATGTTAAAGTCTTTAGAGATGAAATCTTAAAAGAAGTTGTACCTTTTGCTAAAGATGTTTTAATGAAACATCGTAGTGAAACATTAGGTATTAAAGATTTAAAGTCACATGACTTAGGTTTAACCTTCTTATCCGGTAATGCAACACCTAAAGGTGACCGTGCATGGCAAGTTGACAAAGCAATGAAGATGTATGATGCGATGAGTCCTGAAACAAGCGAATTCTTCCGTTTCATGGTTGAACGTGACTTACTTGATTTAGATGCTAAACAAGGCAAAGAAGGTGGCGGATATTGTACATATATCCCAGATTATGAATCACCATTCATTTTCGCAAACTTCAATGGTACATCAGCTGACGTTGATGTCTTAACACATGAAGCTGGTCATGCTTTCCAAATTTATACATCAAGAAACAATTTACCAGAACTTCGTTGGCCAACAATGGAAGCTGCTGAAATTCACTCAATGAGTATGGAGTTCTTAGCTTGGCGTTGGATTCATGAATTCTTCGAAGAGGATACTGCTAAATATAAATATGCACATTTAGCAGATGGTGTTGAAATCTTACCTTATATCGCACTTGTTGATCATTTCCAACATGAAGTATTTGAAAATATTGATATGACACCACAAGATAGAAAAGCTTTATGGCGTAAACTAGAAAAACAATATCTACCTTGGAAAGATTATAGTGAAGATCAATTCCTTGATAAAGGTACATATTGGTTCCGTCAAGGACATATCTTCCAAAATCCTTTCTACTATATTGACTATGCACTTGCACAAACAATCGCGTTCCAATTCTGGGTCTTATCTCAAAATGACTTTGATAAAGCTTGGGAAAAATACCTTGCATTATGTAAATTAGGTGGATCTAAATCATTTGTTGATTTAGTCTTATCAGCTAAACTTGATAATCCATTTAAGGAAGGTTTCATGAAGAAAACTATGGAACCAATTAAAAACTATTTAAAAAATGTCGATAAATCGATTAAATAA
- a CDS encoding DUF1801 domain-containing protein: MSEILKVMKEVSGLESKLWGSIIGFGNLHYKYPTGTEGNMPLLGIANRKSSITLYVTYVAADYPELASLGKFEMGKSCIYVKKLSDINLAVLKKIMLRTKELTKTIDYLKIIE, encoded by the coding sequence ATTTCTGAAATCTTAAAAGTTATGAAGGAAGTCTCAGGACTTGAGTCTAAACTTTGGGGTTCTATCATTGGATTTGGTAATTTACATTATAAGTACCCAACAGGTACTGAAGGTAATATGCCACTGCTTGGTATTGCAAACCGTAAATCTTCAATCACACTTTATGTTACTTATGTTGCAGCAGATTATCCAGAACTTGCAAGTTTAGGAAAATTTGAAATGGGTAAAAGTTGTATTTATGTTAAAAAACTATCTGATATCAATTTAGCTGTCTTAAAGAAAATCATGTTACGTACAAAAGAACTCACCAAAACAATTGATTATCTTAAAATTATTGAGTAA
- the trxA gene encoding thioredoxin yields the protein MLFELDKESFQNLVLNTDQYVLVDFFAQWCRGCEAYEEILEEISEDYYGKLKVYKLNIENESEIADSYDVMSLPTLLLFKDGKLLRELTGLQSKKTVESWLKL from the coding sequence ATGCTGTTTGAATTAGACAAAGAAAGTTTCCAAAATTTAGTCTTAAATACTGACCAATATGTACTCGTTGATTTTTTTGCACAATGGTGTCGTGGTTGTGAGGCTTACGAAGAAATCTTAGAAGAGATTTCTGAAGATTATTACGGAAAACTAAAGGTATATAAACTCAATATTGAAAATGAATCTGAAATTGCAGATTCTTATGATGTGATGAGTCTTCCAACACTCCTTCTATTTAAAGATGGTAAGTTATTAAGAGAACTTACAGGTTTACAAAGTAAAAAAACAGTCGAATCTTGGTTAAAGTTATGA
- a CDS encoding DNA-directed RNA polymerase subunit alpha, whose protein sequence is MKDLKFEKPTSVEEISKEGNLGRFLIKPLERGYGLTLGNALRRVLLSSLPGAAIVNVKIDGVEHEFSTIEGVYEDVMGIILNLKRIVFRADSQDPQYEQKLEIYAEGPTTVTAGDFNLVDGLEVVNPDQHIATLSEGATFKMTVTVRRGIGYVPADQNKQYSKYETGVIPIDSLYTPVERVIYHVEKTRGDLDELTMEIETNGAIQAKEALALAGKMLVDYFQVLVSLSDQASSVNFIRDEEEEPASKKSDTKIEQLDLSVRLFNSLKRSGITTVGELLKLSEEEVMRLRSLGRKSFKELKEKLAEHGLEFEHSSTRESKFEFDSDEDKE, encoded by the coding sequence GTGAAAGATTTAAAATTTGAAAAACCAACATCTGTAGAAGAAATTTCTAAGGAAGGTAACCTTGGTCGTTTCTTAATCAAGCCACTTGAACGTGGTTACGGCTTAACCCTTGGTAATGCATTACGTCGTGTGCTACTCTCATCATTACCAGGAGCAGCAATCGTTAATGTTAAAATTGACGGTGTTGAGCACGAATTTTCAACCATTGAAGGCGTTTATGAAGATGTGATGGGCATTATTCTAAATTTAAAGAGAATAGTGTTTAGAGCCGATTCACAAGATCCGCAATACGAACAAAAATTAGAAATCTATGCTGAAGGCCCAACAACTGTGACTGCAGGTGATTTCAATTTAGTTGATGGATTAGAAGTTGTTAATCCAGATCAACACATCGCAACTCTATCAGAAGGTGCTACATTTAAAATGACTGTCACTGTAAGACGTGGCATCGGTTATGTACCTGCTGATCAAAATAAACAATATTCAAAATATGAAACTGGCGTCATTCCAATTGACTCGCTATACACACCTGTTGAACGCGTGATTTATCATGTTGAAAAAACACGTGGTGATTTAGATGAATTAACAATGGAAATTGAAACGAATGGTGCTATCCAAGCTAAAGAAGCATTAGCACTTGCGGGCAAGATGTTAGTGGATTATTTTCAAGTTTTAGTCAGTTTATCTGACCAGGCTTCTTCAGTAAACTTCATTCGTGATGAAGAAGAAGAACCAGCAAGCAAAAAATCAGATACAAAAATTGAACAACTTGACCTTTCTGTTAGACTATTTAACTCACTTAAACGTTCAGGTATTACAACCGTAGGTGAATTATTAAAGCTTTCAGAAGAAGAAGTTATGCGCTTAAGAAGCTTAGGCCGTAAATCATTCAAAGAATTAAAAGAAAAACTAGCAGAACATGGACTTGAATTTGAACACTCTTCAACAAGAGAATCTAAGTTCGAATTCGATTCAGACGAAGATAAGGAGTAA
- a CDS encoding NAD(P)/FAD-dependent oxidoreductase produces the protein MKDVIIVGVGPAGISAAIYLNQLNKDVLVFGKDLGQLTNHDIVSNFYGLFPIPGQEMILHGIKQAQHLGIQVQMEAVLSIDKIEGGFEVKTTHSIYQSKTVVLATGKNRLPLRVPGFREFKGKGLHQCATCDGFFYKKKKVAIVGSGSYMEQELAVLENYTDDFMIFTEGDSYESDKCMVVKSPIKALKGDTRLRQIETKDGELYDVQGVFVAIGFPTASELALKLGVVMEHSNILVDEHMSTNIKGIFAGGDCIGGKLQIAKSVYDGLKISDGVAKYLRSLK, from the coding sequence ATGAAAGATGTCATCATTGTAGGGGTAGGTCCAGCTGGTATTTCTGCTGCAATCTATTTGAATCAACTCAACAAAGATGTCTTAGTCTTTGGTAAAGACTTAGGTCAATTAACAAATCATGATATCGTCTCTAACTTTTATGGTTTATTTCCAATCCCTGGACAAGAGATGATCTTACATGGTATTAAACAAGCTCAACACTTAGGCATCCAAGTTCAAATGGAAGCTGTCTTAAGTATTGATAAAATTGAAGGTGGTTTTGAGGTAAAAACTACGCACTCAATTTATCAATCAAAGACCGTAGTACTTGCAACCGGTAAAAACAGATTACCATTAAGAGTACCTGGTTTTAGAGAATTTAAAGGTAAGGGTCTGCATCAATGTGCAACCTGTGATGGATTCTTCTATAAAAAGAAAAAAGTTGCAATTGTTGGTAGTGGTTCTTATATGGAACAGGAACTTGCAGTCTTGGAAAACTACACAGATGACTTTATGATATTTACAGAAGGTGATTCATACGAATCTGATAAATGTATGGTCGTTAAATCGCCTATTAAAGCACTTAAAGGTGATACAAGATTAAGACAAATTGAAACTAAAGATGGTGAACTTTACGATGTGCAAGGTGTCTTTGTAGCAATCGGATTCCCAACTGCTTCAGAACTTGCATTAAAACTTGGGGTTGTCATGGAACACTCAAATATCTTAGTTGATGAACATATGTCAACCAACATCAAAGGTATCTTTGCAGGTGGTGACTGTATTGGTGGTAAACTCCAAATTGCTAAATCCGTTTATGATGGATTAAAAATCTCAGATGGTGTTGCAAAATACCTAAGGAGTCTAAAATAA
- a CDS encoding carbohydrate kinase family protein, whose translation MIYSVGEILFDYIETKPNQYLKNPGGAPANVAVLIKRLKGASSFIGSISLDSDGNELFKLLKEEDIDLSFVKRVSNPSMKAYVHLNQGERTFTFDRMDTADLNLSLESIKDIKFKEDILHFCSLSLANEKNRLFHKTLIEAMKRSQGIVSFDVNLRLNLVYDLKEHKEIINEFLSHSDIVKLTDEEITILFSKEEKKAVLELLNQGVKIVLVSKGPNGATLYTKASELHIDAKKVEVIDTTGAGDAFIGAFLYKIDLLKIRKEDLDSYDFNEILKYSVDIATKTVTKLGAISSYIFD comes from the coding sequence ATGATTTATTCCGTTGGCGAAATTCTATTTGATTACATAGAAACTAAACCAAACCAATATCTTAAAAATCCAGGAGGAGCCCCAGCGAATGTCGCAGTCTTAATTAAAAGACTTAAAGGAGCATCCTCCTTTATTGGTTCTATCAGTTTAGATTCTGATGGTAATGAACTTTTTAAATTGTTAAAGGAAGAAGATATCGATTTAAGCTTCGTTAAACGTGTTTCTAATCCATCGATGAAAGCTTATGTTCATTTAAATCAAGGTGAGCGTACCTTTACATTTGATAGAATGGATACTGCAGATTTAAATCTATCTTTAGAATCTATTAAGGATATTAAGTTTAAAGAAGATATCTTACATTTTTGTAGTCTGAGTCTGGCAAATGAAAAGAATCGATTATTTCATAAAACATTAATTGAAGCAATGAAAAGAAGTCAAGGCATTGTTTCATTTGACGTGAATTTAAGACTCAATTTAGTTTACGATCTTAAAGAACATAAAGAAATCATAAATGAGTTTTTAAGCCATTCTGACATCGTTAAATTAACAGATGAGGAAATTACCATTCTCTTTTCAAAAGAAGAAAAGAAAGCCGTTTTAGAGCTTTTAAATCAAGGTGTGAAGATTGTATTAGTATCCAAAGGACCAAACGGTGCAACGCTTTATACAAAAGCATCTGAATTACATATAGATGCTAAAAAAGTTGAAGTCATTGATACAACTGGTGCAGGGGATGCTTTCATTGGTGCATTTCTTTATAAAATAGATTTACTTAAAATTAGAAAAGAAGATCTAGATAGTTATGACTTTAATGAAATCTTAAAATATAGTGTCGATATCGCAACAAAAACTGTGACTAAACTTGGTGCAATTTCATCTTATATCTTTGACTAA
- the rplQ gene encoding 50S ribosomal protein L17, whose amino-acid sequence MANPSRLRRTTDQRTALLRDLITDLIINDRITTTEAKAKSLQRLADKMVSLAKEGTLAAQRQAAKTVRFEEVKEGQNALQKLFTEIAARYPERNGGYTRIIKTVPRRGDSAPMAIIEFI is encoded by the coding sequence ATGGCTAACCCATCAAGACTTCGTCGTACAACTGATCAAAGAACAGCATTATTACGTGACTTAATCACTGACTTAATCATCAATGATCGTATTACGACTACTGAAGCAAAAGCAAAATCACTTCAAAGACTAGCTGACAAAATGGTTTCTTTAGCAAAAGAAGGTACATTAGCAGCACAACGTCAAGCAGCAAAAACTGTACGTTTTGAAGAAGTTAAAGAAGGACAAAATGCACTTCAAAAACTATTCACTGAAATTGCAGCACGTTATCCAGAACGTAATGGTGGATACACTCGTATCATCAAGACTGTACCTCGTCGTGGGGATTCAGCACCAATGGCAATCATTGAATTTATTTAA